One region of Culex pipiens pallens isolate TS chromosome 2, TS_CPP_V2, whole genome shotgun sequence genomic DNA includes:
- the LOC120423253 gene encoding exosome complex component RRP4 — protein sequence MASNVIIKLASDRVNPSLLSGDSNPRLFTPGEVITSQQGFMRGHGTYMEDEDIKSSVAGVMVQVNKLITVKALKGRYVGEIGDVVVARVTDVQQKRWKVDTNSRLDSILLLSSVNLPGGELRRRGVEDEQQMRKYLQEGDLISAEVQNVHSDGVLSLHTRSLKYGKLGQGILVKVFPSLIKRRKTHFHNLPCGASIILGNNGFIWISPVVNTEGEDGGGFTQNLDEAVSKQDREVISRLRNCILALAHCKMLLYDTSILYAYEESLKYDVHELLHQEAMFDIAFLTQHKLRLQE from the exons ATGGCTTCGAACGTTATAATCAAACTCGCGTCGGACAGAGTTAATCCTTCGCTTCTGTCCGGCGATAGCAACCCGCGGCTGTTCACTCCCGGAGAGGTCATCACGTCCCAGCAGGGATTCATGCG TGGCCACGGCACGTACATGGAGGATGAGGACATCAAGTCGTCTGTGGCAGGTGTGATGGTCCAGGTCAACAAGCTGATCACCGTTAAGGCCCTCAAGGGACGGTACGTGGGCGAAATCGGCGACGTCGTTGTGGCCCGCGTCACCGACGTGCAGCAGAAGCGCTGGAAGGTGGACACCAACTCGCGGCTGGACTCGATCTTGCTGCTGTCGTCGGTGAACCTACCCGGCGGAGAACTGCGGCGGCGAGGCGTCGAAGACGAACAGCAGATGCGGAAGTACCTCCAGGAGGGCGATCTCATCTCGGCCGAGGTGCAGAACGTCCACTCGGATGGGGTGCTGTCGCTGCACACGCGGAGTCTCAAGTATGGCAAGTTGGGTCAGGGAATTCTGGTCAAGGTGTTCCCGTCGCTGATCAAACGGCGCAAGACGCACTTCCACAATCTGCCCTGCGGAGCGTCAATCATCCTGGGGAACAACGGGTTCATCTGGATATCGCCCGTCGTGAACACCGAAGGTGAAGACGGTGGTGGATTCACGCAAAACCTGGACGAAGCCGTCTCGAAGCAGGATCGGGAGGTGATTTCGCGGCTGAGGAACTGCATTCTGGCGTTGGCGCACTGCAAGATGCTGCTGTACGATACGAGCATTTTGTACGCGTACGAGGAATCGCTCAAGTACGACGTGCACGAGTTGTTGCACCAGGAAGCTATGTTTGATATTGCGTTTTTGACCCAACACAAGCTGAGGCTGCAGGAATAG